One window from the genome of Alkalihalobacillus sp. LMS6 encodes:
- a CDS encoding GerAB/ArcD/ProY family transporter produces the protein MPAKQTPNQLQVPAYMAFFLVHSAQFGVGVLGFSRYIAEIAGYQSWLSVLIAGAVNQIIIWMIFKTIKRTQEQDLYSIQKYLYGKWLGGFITVLFSLYFATLAIVVLRTYIEIIQVWIYIELTTWSIALAFLLVAYYAILKGFRVLVGLTFLFSLLPILLTPTIVPVLEYAEWFHLSPFLPTDVKSLFHAAFMLTLSFAGAELIYVYYPFLQDKQKVQRYAHLGSLATTISYLFITLVTFVYYSEEQLELTIWPTLSAWKIASFVFIERVEYIGIAAWLMVIFPNIALTIWAASRLMKQQFKVSHRKTLVVTLILVFVITNQFTTRASINLLNTSINYIGPVFIFGMIPLLLLISFFRKRRKKGGKAI, from the coding sequence ATGCCTGCTAAGCAAACACCAAACCAACTGCAAGTTCCGGCGTATATGGCTTTTTTTCTTGTACATAGTGCACAATTTGGGGTTGGGGTGTTAGGGTTTTCTCGCTATATTGCAGAAATTGCAGGATACCAATCGTGGTTATCCGTTTTAATTGCTGGTGCAGTGAATCAAATCATTATATGGATGATCTTCAAAACCATTAAGCGGACTCAGGAACAAGATCTTTACTCCATTCAAAAATATTTATACGGAAAATGGCTTGGTGGCTTCATAACTGTACTTTTTAGCCTTTATTTTGCAACGCTTGCCATTGTTGTGCTCCGTACATACATTGAAATTATTCAAGTATGGATCTATATCGAATTAACAACGTGGTCCATAGCCCTTGCGTTTTTACTTGTTGCATACTATGCCATTTTAAAGGGATTTCGGGTGTTAGTCGGGCTAACATTTTTATTTTCCCTGCTGCCCATTCTTTTAACACCAACGATTGTGCCGGTCTTAGAGTATGCGGAATGGTTTCATTTGTCTCCGTTTTTGCCAACTGATGTAAAGAGTCTCTTCCACGCAGCCTTTATGTTAACGCTGAGTTTTGCTGGAGCAGAACTTATTTATGTATACTATCCATTCTTACAAGACAAGCAAAAAGTCCAGCGATACGCTCATCTAGGTAGCTTGGCCACGACGATATCTTATTTGTTTATTACGCTCGTAACATTTGTCTACTATAGTGAAGAGCAGCTTGAATTAACGATATGGCCTACTCTTAGTGCATGGAAAATCGCCTCTTTTGTCTTTATTGAACGTGTTGAGTATATAGGTATTGCGGCATGGTTAATGGTAATTTTCCCGAACATCGCTTTAACGATATGGGCAGCGAGCCGTTTAATGAAGCAACAATTTAAGGTTTCGCATCGAAAAACATTAGTAGTGACGCTTATACTCGTTTTTGTCATTACAAATCAATTTACGACCCGTGCCTCAATCAATTTATTGAATACGAGTATTAACTACATTGGACCAGTATTTATTTTTGGGATGATTCCGCTGCTACTGTTAATTAGTTTCTTTAGAAAGCGAAGGAAAAAGGGAGGGAAGGCGATATGA
- a CDS encoding spore germination protein, translated as MLVFFNKEKSNNAKKQVASYRSIEEVLKHASQSSDYVKREETSLAHEQLTIHFFESMIDMQKLPSHVLHPLTGIRTYTFEILKEKLYTTEMKECNTALEADEGLLRGSLLVQFYENGQKKNVLVDLSYQEDREVTVPEIEFSVFGSKESFIESVEVNMNLIRKRIPSSDLYMKKYTVGTHSKTEVYIVYCQSIANEENVQTVTQRIRDLEIDQIQDASMLLNVIEDRRSIFPQIIDTERPDRTAGALLEGKVALLTNGSPQALIMPVTALEFLSAFEDYFLSWQAASALRLVRLMAVFFSNFATPLYVAILTYHPEIIPQDLFASLVVSRTAVPFPPIMEALFLEVTIELLREAGARLPTKVGQTIGIVGGIVIGTAAVEAGLTSNVLLIIVALAALASFTIPIYRMGTTIRLARFPFIIAAQVWGLIAIALVSVLFLSHLLSLTSLGRPYMAPLYPFSLHDMKDSILRLPQPMQNLRPRFLQTKEKERLIKKRPEPKKDIDDGF; from the coding sequence ATGTTGGTTTTTTTTAATAAAGAGAAAAGCAATAACGCAAAAAAACAGGTTGCCTCCTATCGCTCCATTGAAGAAGTCTTAAAACATGCTAGTCAATCAAGTGATTATGTGAAACGAGAAGAAACGAGCCTTGCTCATGAGCAACTCACGATTCATTTCTTTGAATCGATGATTGATATGCAGAAGCTGCCCTCTCATGTGCTCCATCCGTTAACTGGGATTCGCACCTACACGTTTGAAATTCTTAAAGAAAAGCTGTACACAACAGAAATGAAAGAATGCAACACGGCGCTTGAGGCTGATGAAGGGCTACTGCGAGGCTCATTATTAGTTCAGTTTTATGAAAATGGGCAGAAAAAGAACGTATTAGTAGATCTTTCTTATCAAGAAGACCGTGAAGTAACTGTGCCAGAGATTGAATTCAGCGTTTTTGGATCAAAAGAATCTTTTATAGAGTCTGTAGAAGTAAACATGAATTTGATTCGAAAACGTATTCCCTCTTCCGATTTGTATATGAAAAAATATACGGTCGGTACTCACTCAAAAACAGAGGTATACATTGTCTATTGCCAGTCTATTGCGAATGAAGAAAATGTACAAACGGTGACACAGCGCATCCGTGACTTAGAAATTGACCAAATTCAAGATGCATCAATGCTTTTAAACGTGATTGAAGACAGGCGGTCAATCTTCCCGCAGATTATTGACACAGAAAGACCAGATCGAACAGCAGGGGCATTGTTAGAAGGAAAGGTTGCGCTGTTAACAAATGGTTCTCCACAAGCTTTAATCATGCCGGTAACAGCATTAGAGTTTCTTTCTGCGTTTGAAGATTATTTTCTTTCCTGGCAAGCAGCTTCTGCCTTGCGATTAGTCCGACTGATGGCCGTGTTTTTTTCTAATTTTGCAACGCCATTGTATGTCGCCATTTTAACGTATCATCCAGAAATTATTCCTCAAGATTTGTTTGCAAGTTTAGTTGTTTCAAGAACGGCTGTGCCATTTCCGCCAATAATGGAAGCCCTCTTTTTAGAAGTAACGATTGAATTGTTGAGAGAAGCGGGAGCCCGTTTGCCAACGAAAGTCGGGCAAACCATTGGGATCGTTGGCGGGATTGTAATTGGAACCGCTGCAGTGGAAGCAGGATTAACGAGCAATGTGTTGCTGATCATTGTCGCTTTAGCGGCCTTAGCGTCGTTTACAATTCCAATCTACCGTATGGGCACAACGATACGATTAGCGCGATTTCCGTTTATTATAGCCGCTCAAGTATGGGGATTGATTGCCATTGCATTGGTTTCGGTTTTATTTCTAAGCCATTTATTATCTCTGACATCATTAGGGAGGCCTTATATGGCACCTTTATATCCGTTCTCCTTACATGATATGAAGGATTCGATTTTACGGCTTCCACAGCCTATGCAAAACCTACGGCCGCGTTTTTTACAGACAAAGGAAAAGGAACGCCTTATTAAAAAACGACCAGAGCCTAAAAAAGATATTGATGATGGGTTTTAA
- a CDS encoding DNA-directed RNA polymerase subunit beta encodes MSKESSDASEKESEEASSNTDDVKETDEKSSEMPNEDKMNQDSSHPDKQDSADEQQLEGAVVTGAGIHSMKAGSAGASDEVSLDEGDVQSEELLLSTDTNASNEEQLAETEEQHESEEATASEEKMTREERKRRQEEEHGNHEPYKRERIRLVPIWLRIIIVTVLAGAALVLGLIIGFSVIGGQDNTWEVLTPDLWYNIIDTIRGQ; translated from the coding sequence TTGAGTAAGGAAAGTAGCGATGCTTCAGAAAAAGAGTCAGAGGAAGCTTCGTCCAATACAGATGATGTAAAAGAGACGGATGAGAAATCGAGTGAGATGCCGAATGAAGATAAAATGAATCAGGACAGCTCTCACCCTGATAAACAAGATTCTGCAGATGAACAACAGCTTGAGGGAGCTGTTGTTACAGGGGCTGGTATTCACTCAATGAAAGCCGGTTCAGCAGGTGCAAGCGATGAAGTGTCCTTAGATGAGGGAGACGTTCAAAGTGAGGAACTACTCCTTTCAACAGACACGAACGCTTCTAATGAAGAGCAACTAGCCGAAACGGAGGAGCAACACGAATCAGAAGAAGCTACAGCCTCAGAAGAAAAGATGACTAGGGAAGAACGAAAGCGACGACAAGAAGAGGAACATGGTAACCACGAACCTTATAAGCGAGAACGTATTCGTCTTGTTCCAATTTGGTTACGAATCATCATTGTCACGGTTCTTGCGGGTGCAGCGCTCGTACTAGGATTAATTATCGGTTTTTCCGTTATAGGTGGTCAAGACAATACGTGGGAAGTTCTTACCCCTGATCTTTGGTACAACATTATTGATACCATTAGAGGGCAGTAA
- a CDS encoding flagellar hook-basal body protein gives MISGYGSAATLNQLQRKLETLSNNIANAHTVGFKGRSVSFSDVLSSEYTNQPNESRSTPHGLRVGTGAKTSLTGLSMTQGSIQETERALDFALTEPNLFFTIATSEGQRLTRDGTFYFSETGGGLSLVTKNGDPVLGADGLAITLPQSTTSVRLESTGLIAELADGTEQVMPTFGLTEIERPQALEAVGENQFLYQLNDAAFLQAGEGQVTQKALEQSNVDISQEMTQLIATQRQIQLQARAFTFSDDMAGLVNNIRR, from the coding sequence ATGATATCTGGGTATGGTTCAGCAGCAACGCTTAATCAACTTCAAAGAAAACTGGAGACACTTTCGAATAATATTGCGAACGCCCACACAGTCGGATTTAAAGGACGGTCGGTTTCTTTTTCCGATGTGCTCTCTTCTGAATATACAAATCAACCAAATGAAAGTCGTTCAACGCCTCATGGCTTACGGGTAGGGACTGGCGCGAAAACATCTTTAACAGGCTTATCGATGACTCAAGGAAGTATACAGGAAACAGAGCGGGCCCTAGACTTTGCTTTGACTGAGCCGAATCTTTTCTTTACAATAGCTACAAGTGAAGGTCAACGATTAACGAGAGACGGTACGTTTTATTTTTCTGAAACAGGAGGCGGTCTTTCACTCGTAACAAAGAATGGAGATCCCGTTCTTGGTGCAGACGGATTAGCGATCACGCTGCCTCAATCAACCACGTCGGTTCGTTTAGAAAGTACGGGGCTCATCGCAGAGCTTGCTGACGGGACAGAGCAGGTAATGCCGACATTTGGATTGACCGAAATTGAACGACCTCAAGCTCTAGAAGCAGTTGGAGAAAATCAATTTTTGTATCAGCTAAACGATGCTGCATTTTTACAAGCAGGAGAGGGTCAAGTGACGCAAAAAGCACTTGAGCAGTCTAATGTGGATATAAGTCAAGAGATGACACAATTGATTGCGACACAGCGACAAATCCAGCTACAAGCAAGGGCATTTACGTTTTCTGATGATATGGCTGGCCTCGTTAATAACATTAGACGTTAA
- a CDS encoding flagellar hook-basal body protein, producing MLKGFYTATSGMLSMQYRQDQLSNNLANSNTTGYKADQSVTRSFPTMLMQANNAQSLQNRQVVGELPTAVYLQEHLMNAAQGDIQQTGQATDVALIQTGAEENQAIFFAIDTENGTRYTRNGNFQVDANGTLVTGSGGIVLGTDGNPLQVQNDSFTVQPNGIITVDGEEIGTIEVMIAEDTNALSKEGNGYVRDDQTIMQSAYETNNTFSVQQYALENSNVDVTRTMNEMLQAYRLFEANQKVIQAYDQSLEKTVNEVGRIN from the coding sequence ATGTTAAAAGGCTTTTATACAGCAACGAGTGGAATGCTTTCTATGCAGTATCGTCAAGATCAATTATCCAATAACCTCGCTAACTCAAATACGACAGGCTATAAAGCAGATCAATCGGTGACGCGTTCTTTTCCAACGATGCTGATGCAAGCGAATAACGCACAATCCTTACAGAATCGGCAAGTTGTCGGTGAGCTCCCAACAGCAGTGTACTTGCAGGAGCATTTAATGAATGCTGCTCAAGGTGATATTCAACAAACTGGACAAGCAACAGATGTCGCTTTAATACAAACCGGCGCTGAAGAAAACCAAGCAATCTTTTTCGCGATCGACACAGAAAACGGAACGCGCTATACACGCAACGGAAATTTCCAAGTTGATGCGAATGGTACGTTAGTGACGGGAAGTGGTGGAATTGTTTTAGGAACGGACGGAAACCCGTTACAAGTACAAAACGATTCATTTACCGTGCAACCTAATGGAATCATCACAGTCGATGGAGAAGAGATAGGGACCATTGAAGTGATGATAGCAGAAGATACGAATGCGTTAAGTAAAGAAGGCAATGGATACGTACGAGATGATCAAACCATTATGCAATCCGCTTATGAAACAAATAATACGTTTTCGGTGCAACAATATGCGCTTGAAAATAGCAATGTCGATGTGACAAGAACGATGAACGAAATGCTCCAAGCTTATCGCTTATTTGAAGCCAATCAAAAAGTCATTCAAGCATACGATCAAAGCTTAGAAAAAACCGTTAATGAAGTCGGACGGATTAATTAA
- a CDS encoding rod shape-determining protein: MLGRDIGIDLGTANVLIYVKGRGIVLDEPSVVALDTTTKRVLAVGEEAFRMVGRTPGNIVAIRPMKDGVIANFEMTESMLKHFLNKINVKGLFSKPRILVCCPTNITSVEQKAIREAVEKTGSKNIYLEEEPKVAAIGAGMDIFQPSGNMVVDIGGGTTDIAVLSMGDVVTASSIKVAGDRFDSDILSYIKKAYKLLIGERTAEEIKKQVATVFPGARNEQMDIRGRDMVTGLPRNITIRSEEIEKALVESVDYIVQAAKQVLEKTPPELSADIIDRGVMLTGGGAYLHGIDTLLAEELKIPVLIAEEPMHCVATGTGILLENLDRMSNKKVQI; this comes from the coding sequence ATGCTTGGTCGTGATATTGGAATTGATTTAGGAACAGCAAATGTACTTATTTATGTCAAAGGTCGAGGGATTGTTTTAGATGAGCCGTCGGTCGTAGCCCTCGATACGACGACAAAACGAGTGTTAGCTGTAGGAGAAGAAGCCTTTCGCATGGTTGGACGTACACCTGGAAATATTGTAGCTATTCGTCCAATGAAGGACGGTGTCATAGCGAACTTTGAGATGACAGAGTCGATGTTAAAACACTTCTTAAACAAGATCAATGTGAAAGGTCTATTCTCTAAACCTCGGATTTTAGTCTGTTGCCCGACAAATATTACGTCGGTTGAACAAAAAGCAATTCGTGAAGCCGTTGAAAAAACAGGAAGCAAAAACATTTATTTAGAAGAAGAGCCAAAAGTTGCAGCAATCGGTGCTGGCATGGACATTTTTCAACCAAGTGGAAACATGGTCGTGGACATTGGCGGTGGAACAACAGACATTGCCGTGCTATCAATGGGCGATGTTGTGACGGCATCGTCAATTAAAGTGGCAGGCGATCGCTTTGATTCTGACATTTTGTCTTATATTAAAAAAGCGTACAAGCTCCTCATTGGCGAACGGACGGCGGAAGAAATTAAGAAGCAAGTGGCGACCGTATTCCCGGGAGCACGGAATGAACAAATGGATATTCGCGGGCGAGATATGGTCACTGGTTTACCGCGGAACATCACCATTCGATCAGAAGAAATTGAAAAGGCGCTTGTCGAGTCTGTTGACTATATTGTACAAGCAGCAAAACAAGTTTTAGAAAAAACACCTCCCGAACTATCAGCCGACATTATTGATCGTGGTGTGATGTTAACCGGTGGAGGTGCTTATTTGCACGGAATCGATACGTTACTTGCGGAAGAGCTGAAAATACCCGTTTTAATCGCAGAAGAGCCGATGCATTGTGTAGCGACAGGAACAGGCATTTTATTAGAGAATCTTGATCGAATGTCGAATAAAAAGGTTCAAATTTAA